A genomic region of Planctomycetota bacterium contains the following coding sequences:
- a CDS encoding c-type cytochrome yields the protein MAQMFTWRWLCLCTLLGLTSAMAFAANPADKPAASATQAAPAAVLVSPVGAEESLKNFVLPEGVRIELVAAEPEVIDPVACRFDEDGRLWVVEMRDYPDPPAPGEPGRSRIRVLEDRDGDGRYETARTFADKLLFATGILPWRGGLLATISGKVVYLRDTDGDGQADNTEVWFTGFAEENPQLRVNHPRFALDNYVYVNSGLRGGTAVSARAKDPQPLPLRNRDLRFDPLGTTGELAAGAGQFGMTFDDYGHRFIVSNRNPLIQVVLAEQYLHRNPLATIAAVQTDVAASGDASHIFPISETWTTSINHAGQFTAACGICIFRGHALPAEYYGNSFTCEPTGNLIHRETIASNGATFVGTPARKDRDFLTTRDTWFRPVNTETGPDGALYIVDMYRAVIEHPQFMPEELKKRPDLRYGDDRGRIYRIVSTKPVAKPAQPALGKASSADLVAYFEQPTAWWRETAARLLYERQDQMAVPALRKMAASGKAPAARAQALWTLEGLKSLQADDVQRALADADANVREQALRLAESRLADVASLKTAAVKLCDDADARVRFQAALSLGGVTGDDVSSGLAKVAVRDVEDVWAGRAVMCARPEHMPTVALRLMDSLRATGGEASEAQLALLENVVRMIGASRDAGPITQVLLAARQSTGPSATLLQLTAFQAVAAGMRSKGGNLSQLAKSSDSSEVSALVDQVTAQAVEAAQSEKASLAVRLEACDVLRYVAYDTAAPVLKTLAGSEASQPLRARAASVLATFADPRVGLTLLELLPRQSPSVRNVLLDGLIARPERIVALLDAIEAGKLKPGELGVARATQLSKLADVKIRERATKLLASALPADRTKVLDQYQAALKLEADPVRGKEVFRKNCSTCHRLSDVGIDVGPSLGFMPAKSQLQVLTDILQPNRAIDNNFVSYTLVTTDGLAYTGIILAETPSSLTMRVPEGKTLTLLRGNIDELQSNGISLMPDGLEKNISLQEMADCISFVKNWRYVDSKMSVRVPTAGQ from the coding sequence ATGGCTCAAATGTTCACCTGGCGCTGGTTGTGTCTTTGCACGTTGCTCGGCTTGACCTCCGCGATGGCTTTTGCCGCCAACCCGGCCGACAAGCCCGCCGCCTCCGCAACCCAGGCCGCCCCGGCGGCCGTCCTGGTCAGCCCCGTCGGGGCCGAGGAATCGCTCAAGAACTTTGTCCTACCCGAGGGGGTACGCATCGAGTTGGTGGCGGCCGAGCCCGAGGTGATTGACCCGGTGGCCTGTCGCTTTGACGAAGATGGCCGCTTGTGGGTGGTCGAAATGCGCGACTATCCCGATCCCCCCGCCCCTGGCGAACCCGGCCGGTCGCGAATCCGCGTACTCGAAGACCGCGACGGCGACGGCCGCTATGAAACGGCCCGCACCTTTGCCGACAAGCTGCTGTTCGCCACGGGCATCCTTCCCTGGCGTGGCGGGCTGCTCGCCACGATCTCGGGCAAGGTCGTGTACCTGCGCGATACCGACGGCGACGGCCAGGCCGACAACACCGAAGTCTGGTTCACAGGTTTTGCCGAAGAGAACCCGCAGTTGCGCGTGAACCACCCCCGCTTCGCGCTGGACAATTATGTGTATGTCAACTCGGGTCTGCGCGGCGGGACGGCTGTCTCGGCCCGGGCCAAAGATCCCCAGCCGTTGCCGCTGAGAAACCGAGACCTGCGCTTCGACCCGCTCGGGACCACCGGCGAACTGGCCGCCGGGGCGGGGCAGTTCGGCATGACGTTCGACGACTATGGCCACCGGTTCATCGTCAGCAACCGTAACCCGCTGATTCAGGTGGTGTTGGCCGAACAGTATTTACACCGCAACCCGCTGGCCACGATTGCCGCCGTGCAAACCGACGTGGCGGCGTCGGGAGACGCCTCGCACATCTTCCCAATCAGCGAAACCTGGACTACGTCGATCAACCACGCGGGCCAGTTCACCGCCGCCTGCGGCATTTGCATCTTTCGCGGCCATGCGCTGCCGGCCGAGTACTACGGCAATAGCTTCACCTGCGAGCCGACCGGCAACCTGATCCATCGTGAAACCATCGCGTCGAACGGCGCCACCTTCGTGGGCACGCCGGCCCGGAAGGATCGCGATTTTCTGACCACGCGCGACACCTGGTTCCGACCGGTGAATACCGAGACCGGGCCGGACGGCGCGTTGTACATCGTCGATATGTACCGCGCGGTCATCGAACACCCGCAGTTCATGCCCGAGGAGTTGAAGAAGCGCCCCGACTTGCGCTACGGTGACGACCGCGGGCGCATCTACCGAATTGTCAGCACGAAACCAGTCGCCAAGCCAGCGCAGCCGGCACTCGGCAAGGCGTCGTCGGCCGACCTGGTCGCGTACTTTGAACAGCCCACCGCCTGGTGGCGCGAGACGGCGGCCCGGTTGTTGTATGAACGGCAAGATCAAATGGCCGTACCAGCTTTGCGCAAGATGGCCGCCTCGGGCAAAGCGCCTGCCGCACGTGCCCAGGCCTTGTGGACGCTCGAAGGTTTGAAGTCGCTGCAAGCCGACGATGTGCAGCGAGCACTGGCCGATGCCGATGCGAACGTCCGCGAACAGGCGCTGCGGTTGGCCGAATCACGTCTGGCCGACGTGGCGTCGCTCAAGACAGCGGCAGTAAAACTGTGTGACGACGCCGACGCGCGCGTTCGTTTTCAAGCGGCGCTCAGCCTAGGTGGCGTGACCGGCGACGACGTGAGCAGCGGGCTGGCCAAGGTCGCCGTCCGCGATGTCGAAGACGTCTGGGCGGGCCGAGCCGTGATGTGCGCGCGGCCGGAACATATGCCCACCGTGGCCTTGCGATTGATGGACTCGTTGCGCGCGACCGGTGGCGAAGCCTCGGAAGCGCAGTTGGCGTTACTCGAGAACGTGGTCCGCATGATCGGCGCCAGCCGCGACGCGGGACCGATTACCCAGGTGTTGCTGGCGGCGCGACAATCGACCGGCCCCAGCGCCACGCTGTTGCAACTGACCGCGTTCCAGGCCGTCGCCGCCGGAATGCGCAGCAAAGGGGGCAACCTATCGCAACTGGCCAAGTCAAGCGACTCGAGCGAAGTTAGCGCCCTGGTCGACCAGGTGACCGCCCAGGCGGTCGAAGCCGCCCAAAGCGAGAAAGCCTCGCTAGCGGTGCGACTCGAAGCCTGCGACGTACTGCGATACGTCGCCTACGACACCGCCGCGCCGGTGTTGAAGACGCTGGCCGGAAGCGAGGCGTCGCAACCGTTGCGAGCCCGCGCCGCGTCGGTGCTGGCGACGTTCGCCGATCCGCGCGTCGGGCTGACGCTGCTCGAGCTGTTGCCGCGTCAATCGCCGTCGGTGCGCAACGTGCTGCTCGATGGGCTGATCGCCCGGCCGGAACGGATCGTGGCGCTGCTCGACGCCATCGAAGCCGGCAAGCTCAAGCCCGGCGAGTTGGGCGTGGCCCGCGCCACGCAACTTTCCAAGCTGGCCGATGTGAAGATTCGCGAACGGGCGACGAAGCTCTTGGCCTCGGCGCTGCCGGCCGATCGGACGAAGGTGCTCGATCAGTACCAGGCGGCGTTGAAGCTGGAAGCGGACCCGGTTCGTGGCAAGGAAGTCTTCCGCAAGAACTGCAGCACCTGTCACCGGCTGAGCGACGTCGGCATCGACGTCGGTCCCAGTCTGGGCTTCATGCCGGCCAAGTCGCAACTGCAAGTGTTGACCGACATTCTACAGCCCAACCGGGCAATCGATAACAACTTCGTCAGCTATACGTTGGTAACCACCGATGGGCTGGCCTACACCGGGATCATTCTGGCCGAAACGCCCAGCTCGCTGACCATGCGCGTGCCCGAGGGAAAGACGCTGACTCTGTTGCGCGGCAACATCGACGAGTTACAATCGAACGGCATCTCGCTGATGCCCGACGGCTTGGAAAAGAACATTTCGCTCCAGGAGATGGCCGATTGCATTTCGTTCGTGAAGAACTGGCGTTACGTCGACTCGAAAATGTCGGTTCGCGTGCCGACCGCCGGACAGTGA
- a CDS encoding PSD1 domain-containing protein yields MTWAAEPAKPAPKIPPEQEEFFEKKIRPLLNEKCVSCHGPKEQEAELRLDSREFLMRGAGGAPVAVAGEPDRSRLIQVTRYDGDVQMPPDGKLPADELAALTTWVKMGMPWPANVAADQSTTPAAHEPRDSYEEKRRTHWAYQPVKKPELPKVSNEAWCRTPVDRFILAELDAHQLAPSPAADRRTLLRRVTFDLTGLPPTYEEMEAFAADKSPDAFAKVVERLLASPAYGERWARHWLDVARYSDTKGYVFTEERRYPYAYTYRDYVINAFNRDLPYDRFVQEQLAADLLPDPREPQALAALGFLTVGRRFSNNTADIIDDRIDVVSRGLLGMTVGCARCHDHKYDPIPTDDYYSMYGVFASCVEPKDLPQIGESEDGPAYQKFQTELATREKDARDYLEKARVGLEQEVRARVGDYLAQVLIERLKSRKDKNAEDDFMFSFRQGEPRAPIVRRWRDFLAKHGKPFDSAFALWHECSKLTEAGQDFDREVDKIVERLKQNETEAKAKHNRILLTAFLAAPPRSMNDLIAIYQQALTDVDKQWTELQAKPVEGQDAKRPEKLDDPAAEQLRQVFYGDKSPVRVSEGEIRGLLDRKTRDTYTQLERKIENLKATSPAAPPRAMVLNDAPQPNNPVVFIRGNPGRRGKQVPRQFYEAASPSGRQPFTRGSGRLELAQAITSRDNPLTARVMANRVWLHHFGTGIVPGPSDFGTRSDPPSHPALLDWLASQFMEQGWSVKQLHRLMVLSATYQQASHVEPGRAKIDPDNHWYWRMNRQRLEFEPLRDSLLSVAGVLETRVGGRPVELFKSPYSARRTVYGLVDRQDMPNALQIFDFANPDVSNDQRPRTTVPQQALWMMNSPLVIDQASKLAARALKGKPDDVKTRVTALFRLALARDPQPEELELARRYIENPKSKSDTTATWQYGYAGIDEEAKKVVGFTTISHWTGKEWNGGPKFPDPKLGHLKIGPTGGHPGSSRDVSAVIRWTAPEAGQVKFLGRLKHPSDQGDGVELIVVSSRQGILNRWTAQNKTVGATIDKIDVQPGEVIDLLVQCRESGSFDSYEFLPRFESLGTDRRIWDAAKDFHGPLPRPLSPWETLAQILLDTNEFMFID; encoded by the coding sequence GTGACCTGGGCTGCCGAGCCGGCCAAGCCCGCGCCCAAGATTCCTCCCGAGCAGGAAGAGTTCTTCGAGAAGAAGATTCGCCCGCTCTTGAACGAAAAGTGCGTCAGTTGCCACGGTCCCAAGGAGCAAGAGGCGGAGCTCCGACTTGATTCGCGCGAGTTCCTGATGCGCGGGGCGGGCGGCGCGCCGGTGGCCGTGGCCGGCGAACCCGATCGCAGTCGTCTGATCCAGGTCACCCGCTACGACGGCGATGTGCAGATGCCCCCCGATGGCAAGCTACCCGCCGATGAATTGGCCGCCCTGACTACCTGGGTAAAAATGGGCATGCCCTGGCCGGCCAACGTCGCCGCCGATCAAAGCACCACCCCGGCCGCGCACGAGCCCCGCGACAGCTACGAAGAAAAACGTCGCACCCACTGGGCCTATCAACCAGTCAAGAAGCCCGAGTTGCCGAAAGTCAGCAACGAAGCCTGGTGCCGCACGCCGGTCGATCGCTTCATTTTGGCCGAACTCGACGCGCACCAGCTTGCGCCGTCACCCGCCGCCGATCGTCGCACGCTGTTGCGGCGCGTGACGTTCGACCTGACCGGCTTGCCGCCGACTTATGAAGAAATGGAAGCCTTTGCCGCCGACAAATCGCCCGACGCCTTTGCCAAGGTGGTCGAGCGGCTGTTGGCGTCGCCCGCCTATGGCGAGCGCTGGGCGCGGCACTGGCTGGACGTGGCCCGCTACTCGGACACCAAGGGCTACGTCTTCACCGAAGAGCGCCGCTACCCGTATGCATATACCTATCGCGACTATGTCATCAATGCATTCAATCGCGACCTGCCGTACGACCGCTTTGTCCAAGAACAGCTCGCGGCCGACCTGTTGCCCGACCCGCGCGAGCCACAAGCGCTGGCCGCGCTCGGCTTCTTAACCGTCGGTCGGCGCTTCTCGAACAACACGGCCGACATCATCGACGACCGGATCGACGTCGTCTCGCGCGGCTTGCTGGGCATGACGGTCGGTTGTGCTCGCTGCCACGATCACAAGTACGACCCCATTCCGACCGACGACTACTATTCGATGTATGGCGTGTTTGCCAGTTGCGTCGAGCCGAAAGACTTGCCGCAAATCGGCGAATCCGAGGACGGGCCGGCTTACCAGAAGTTCCAAACCGAACTCGCGACCCGCGAAAAGGACGCACGCGACTACCTGGAAAAAGCCCGCGTCGGCCTCGAACAAGAAGTTCGCGCACGCGTCGGCGACTACCTGGCCCAAGTGCTGATCGAACGTCTGAAATCGCGCAAGGACAAGAACGCCGAAGACGATTTCATGTTCTCGTTCCGGCAAGGGGAGCCCCGGGCGCCAATCGTCCGCCGCTGGCGCGATTTTCTGGCCAAGCATGGCAAGCCGTTCGATTCGGCGTTTGCCCTCTGGCATGAATGCTCGAAGCTCACCGAAGCCGGCCAGGACTTCGACCGCGAAGTCGACAAGATCGTCGAGCGGCTCAAGCAGAACGAGACCGAAGCCAAGGCCAAGCACAACCGCATTCTGCTCACGGCGTTCCTGGCCGCGCCGCCGCGCTCGATGAACGATCTGATCGCGATCTACCAGCAGGCCCTGACCGACGTCGACAAGCAATGGACCGAGCTGCAAGCCAAGCCGGTCGAAGGCCAAGATGCCAAGCGCCCCGAAAAGCTCGACGACCCGGCGGCCGAGCAACTGCGCCAGGTCTTCTATGGCGACAAATCACCTGTCCGCGTGTCGGAAGGGGAGATTCGCGGCTTGCTCGATCGCAAGACACGCGACACGTACACTCAGCTCGAACGCAAGATCGAGAACCTCAAGGCCACGTCGCCGGCCGCGCCGCCGCGCGCGATGGTCCTGAACGACGCGCCACAGCCCAACAATCCCGTGGTCTTCATTCGCGGCAATCCGGGCCGGCGCGGCAAGCAAGTGCCGCGCCAGTTTTACGAAGCCGCCTCGCCGTCGGGGCGACAGCCCTTCACGCGCGGCAGCGGCCGGCTCGAACTGGCCCAAGCGATCACCAGCCGCGACAACCCGCTGACCGCGCGCGTGATGGCCAACCGCGTCTGGTTGCACCACTTCGGCACCGGCATCGTCCCAGGCCCCAGCGACTTTGGCACGCGCAGCGACCCGCCGTCTCACCCGGCGTTGCTCGACTGGCTGGCCTCGCAATTCATGGAACAAGGCTGGAGCGTCAAGCAACTGCACCGGCTGATGGTCCTCTCGGCCACGTATCAGCAAGCGAGCCACGTCGAGCCAGGGCGCGCCAAGATCGATCCCGATAACCACTGGTACTGGCGGATGAACCGCCAGCGATTGGAGTTCGAGCCGCTGCGCGATTCGCTCCTGTCGGTGGCGGGCGTGTTGGAAACTCGCGTCGGTGGCCGCCCCGTCGAGCTGTTCAAGTCGCCGTACTCGGCACGCCGCACGGTCTATGGGCTGGTCGATCGGCAAGACATGCCGAACGCGCTGCAGATTTTCGACTTTGCCAACCCCGACGTTAGCAACGATCAGCGCCCGCGCACCACGGTGCCGCAACAAGCGTTGTGGATGATGAACTCGCCGCTGGTCATTGACCAGGCCAGCAAGCTGGCCGCCCGCGCTTTGAAGGGCAAGCCGGACGATGTGAAGACGCGCGTGACGGCGTTGTTCCGCCTGGCCCTGGCGCGCGATCCCCAGCCCGAGGAACTGGAACTGGCCCGACGGTACATCGAGAACCCGAAGTCCAAGTCGGACACCACGGCCACCTGGCAATATGGTTACGCCGGCATTGATGAAGAAGCCAAGAAAGTTGTCGGCTTCACGACGATATCTCACTGGACGGGCAAGGAATGGAACGGCGGGCCGAAGTTTCCCGACCCCAAGCTTGGCCATTTGAAGATCGGGCCGACGGGCGGACACCCGGGTTCCAGTCGCGACGTTTCCGCGGTCATTCGCTGGACCGCACCCGAAGCGGGTCAGGTCAAGTTCCTGGGCCGGCTCAAGCACCCCAGCGACCAGGGGGACGGCGTCGAGTTGATCGTCGTGTCGAGTCGCCAGGGAATCCTCAACCGCTGGACCGCGCAGAACAAAACGGTTGGCGCGACGATCGACAAGATCGATGTCCAACCGGGCGAGGTGATCGACTTGCTGGTCCAGTGCCGCGAGAGCGGCTCGTTTGACAGCTATGAGTTCTTGCCCCGGTTCGAGTCGCTGGGCACGGATCGTCGCATCTGGGACGCGGCGAAAGATTTTCACGGCCCGCTGCCGCGCCCGCTCAGTCCTTGGGAAACGCTGGCCCAGATTCTGCTCGACACCAACGAGTTCATGTTCATCGACTAA
- a CDS encoding HNH endonuclease, with protein sequence MAKRVFRTADSLAAEERTRAILPAFLASRGFTDVKDQRSGKRQAIGAVSPAGDRLSISVRLCWRRQENSRDSKRVQTYSAAQLLADVKGDWEGSLSRKIASEQARGITHVLFVQPEDNKIRYAALVPLSKVIPIWTAQRDISLRIIKEGRAGRRKKNHAMNGSSPTIWLQDDRGGQEVAAALWNHQGVVDVVNISAHYVSADEANQTLDTEKVESDFQPCGNDRRRHVFRQIKERRGQQSFRDTLRVRYGNRCVVTGCSLLDVLEAAHISPYRGVEDNHPRNGLLLRADIHTLFDLNLLGIEPESLVIRLHPDVIADTAYASLDGTKLICEQLHRPSEKALRDRFELFQQRLNAVVFISPVQSK encoded by the coding sequence ATGGCAAAGCGTGTTTTCCGAACGGCAGACAGCCTTGCTGCTGAGGAGCGCACACGCGCCATTCTGCCTGCGTTTTTAGCGAGCCGAGGATTCACTGATGTCAAAGACCAACGGAGTGGCAAACGGCAAGCAATTGGCGCAGTTTCACCAGCGGGTGATCGGCTTTCGATTTCTGTCCGTCTCTGCTGGCGCCGCCAAGAAAACAGCCGGGACTCAAAACGGGTTCAGACATACTCTGCCGCTCAATTGCTAGCTGACGTCAAAGGTGACTGGGAAGGTTCGCTCTCGCGCAAGATTGCGAGCGAGCAAGCTCGCGGCATCACTCATGTCCTGTTTGTACAACCCGAAGACAACAAAATCCGATACGCCGCCCTAGTACCACTCTCGAAGGTCATTCCAATTTGGACGGCGCAGCGAGACATCAGCCTTAGGATAATCAAAGAGGGCAGGGCGGGGCGCAGGAAAAAGAACCATGCGATGAATGGAAGCAGTCCTACAATTTGGCTACAAGACGATCGCGGTGGCCAAGAAGTTGCTGCCGCGCTATGGAACCATCAAGGTGTCGTTGATGTCGTCAACATATCCGCTCATTACGTTTCTGCGGACGAGGCGAACCAAACATTAGACACCGAAAAAGTAGAGTCTGACTTTCAACCGTGCGGCAATGACCGGCGCAGGCACGTCTTTCGACAAATCAAAGAGCGTCGAGGGCAGCAGTCGTTTCGTGATACGTTGCGAGTTCGTTATGGCAATCGTTGTGTTGTGACTGGCTGCAGCCTGCTTGACGTCCTCGAAGCGGCTCACATCAGCCCATATCGAGGCGTTGAAGACAACCATCCCCGGAACGGTTTGCTTCTACGCGCAGACATACACACGCTTTTCGACCTAAATCTTCTTGGTATTGAACCTGAATCCCTGGTAATCAGGCTCCATCCTGATGTGATCGCCGACACAGCATATGCCTCATTGGACGGGACAAAGCTTATATGTGAACAGCTTCACCGCCCCTCCGAAAAGGCTCTAAGAGATCGATTCGAATTATTTCAGCAGCGTTTGAACGCTGTCGTGTTCATTTCTCCGGTCCAGTCCAAATAG
- a CDS encoding RNA polymerase sigma factor yields the protein MASELDPPAHAPADLTPRDVAAPAEAAPEIANNAASAEDAMASGVTATATDTVPEDQRALLEAMQRGDRAAFAQIVERYQMLVFGYLRARLLQSNDAEDLTQEVFLRCFMARERFSVSHDIRPWLIGIARNLLREHVRRVRQRKESGWTQLCLELDTLAEVEADEPEAGLDHLPGCLDGLGDSARQAIEMRYCSQLRLSEIGDKLRRSEGAAKLLMFRARQALKNCLDRKFKAEDDD from the coding sequence ATGGCCTCGGAACTTGACCCGCCTGCCCACGCTCCCGCCGATCTGACGCCACGCGACGTGGCCGCGCCGGCTGAGGCTGCGCCCGAAATTGCTAACAACGCCGCTTCTGCTGAAGACGCGATGGCGAGCGGCGTGACAGCCACGGCGACCGACACCGTACCCGAGGACCAGCGGGCGCTTTTGGAAGCCATGCAGCGAGGCGACCGGGCCGCCTTTGCCCAGATTGTCGAGCGATACCAGATGCTCGTCTTTGGCTACCTGCGGGCGCGACTCTTGCAGTCCAACGACGCCGAGGATCTGACCCAGGAAGTCTTTCTGCGCTGCTTCATGGCCCGCGAACGCTTCTCCGTCTCGCATGACATTCGCCCCTGGCTGATCGGCATCGCCCGCAACCTGCTGCGCGAGCATGTCCGCCGCGTGCGGCAGCGCAAGGAATCGGGTTGGACACAGCTTTGCCTCGAACTCGACACGCTGGCCGAGGTCGAAGCCGACGAACCCGAGGCCGGGCTCGATCATCTGCCGGGCTGTCTGGACGGACTGGGGGACAGCGCGCGGCAAGCGATCGAGATGCGCTATTGCTCGCAACTGCGGCTGTCCGAAATCGGTGACAAGCTCCGCCGCAGCGAAGGGGCGGCCAAGCTGTTGATGTTTCGCGCCCGTCAGGCGTTGAAGAACTGCCTCGATCGCAAGTTCAAGGCGGAAGACGATGACTGA
- a CDS encoding DUF1501 domain-containing protein, with translation MSHHCNHDPTDGDATISRRQLLRRAGMGLGVLGLAGVLNDDRLLSSASAAPAGYVNPMAPKPPHFAAKAKYVIHLFMNGGASHVDTFDPKPALEKYAGKELPSTLRTERKTGAALPSPFKFQKYGQSGIEVSELFAHTAKHIDDLCVIRSMFADVPNHEPSLMLMNSGDGRLTRPTMGSWLTYGLGTENQNLPGFVAMCPNGYPTKGTENWRSAFLPGIYQGTYIDTQHTAIEKLIENIRNDRVSTGAQRTELDLLAQFNERHLAARERDPVLEARIHSYELAFRMQREAAEAFDVSREPQHVLDMYGPGVQARQILIARRLVERGVRYVQVYHGAGQPWDSHDDIEKNHRRLAKECDQAIGALIADLKQKGLFDETLILWCGEFGRTPTVELPQPGANAGKINGRDHNHYGFSAWLAGGGVKGGQVIGATDDFGFQAVENRVHVHDLHATMLHLLGFDHTKLTYRYAGRDFRLTDVHGNLVKSVFA, from the coding sequence ATGTCACACCACTGCAATCACGATCCCACCGACGGCGACGCGACGATCTCGCGGCGGCAACTGCTGCGTCGCGCCGGCATGGGACTGGGCGTGCTCGGCTTGGCCGGCGTGCTGAACGACGATCGGTTGCTGTCGTCGGCCTCGGCCGCCCCGGCGGGTTATGTCAATCCGATGGCGCCCAAGCCGCCCCACTTCGCGGCCAAGGCCAAGTACGTCATCCACTTGTTCATGAACGGCGGCGCCAGCCACGTCGACACGTTCGATCCCAAGCCGGCGCTCGAGAAATACGCCGGCAAGGAATTGCCCAGCACGCTGCGAACCGAGCGCAAAACTGGCGCCGCGCTCCCCTCGCCATTCAAGTTCCAGAAGTACGGCCAGAGCGGCATCGAAGTCAGCGAGCTGTTCGCCCACACGGCCAAGCACATCGACGACTTGTGCGTCATTCGTTCGATGTTCGCTGACGTGCCGAATCACGAACCATCGCTCATGTTAATGAACTCGGGCGATGGCCGGCTGACACGGCCGACGATGGGCTCGTGGCTGACCTATGGACTGGGGACCGAGAATCAAAACCTGCCCGGCTTCGTGGCCATGTGTCCGAACGGCTATCCGACCAAGGGGACCGAGAACTGGCGTTCGGCGTTTCTGCCGGGCATCTATCAAGGGACCTACATCGACACTCAGCACACGGCCATCGAGAAGCTGATCGAGAACATCCGCAACGATCGCGTCTCGACCGGTGCTCAGCGGACCGAGTTGGACCTGCTGGCGCAATTCAACGAGCGGCACCTGGCCGCGCGCGAGCGCGACCCGGTGCTCGAGGCCCGCATCCACAGCTACGAGCTGGCTTTCCGTATGCAGCGCGAAGCCGCCGAGGCGTTCGACGTCTCGCGCGAGCCGCAACACGTGCTCGACATGTACGGCCCCGGCGTCCAAGCACGGCAGATTCTGATCGCCCGCCGGCTGGTCGAGCGCGGCGTCCGCTACGTCCAGGTCTACCACGGCGCGGGCCAACCCTGGGACAGCCACGACGACATCGAAAAGAACCACCGCCGATTGGCCAAGGAATGTGACCAGGCGATCGGCGCCCTGATTGCCGACCTGAAGCAGAAGGGCCTGTTCGACGAGACGTTGATCCTCTGGTGCGGCGAGTTCGGCCGCACGCCGACGGTCGAACTGCCCCAACCCGGCGCGAATGCCGGCAAGATCAACGGCCGCGACCATAACCATTATGGTTTCTCGGCCTGGCTGGCCGGCGGCGGCGTGAAGGGGGGACAGGTGATCGGCGCGACCGACGACTTCGGCTTCCAGGCGGTCGAGAACCGCGTGCACGTCCACGATCTGCACGCCACGATGCTGCACCTGCTGGGCTTCGATCACACCAAGCTCACCTATCGTTACGCCGGGCGCGATTTCCGTTTGACCGACGTGCATGGCAACCTGGTCAAGAGCGTCTTCGCCTAG